The genomic interval GCCGCGCTGATGCTTGGCCGCCAGCAGCGCAGCCCGGCGACCGCGCCCGTCTTCGCGCTGCTCCGCACCGATCATGAGCGGGCACCCGGCGGCGCCAATGCCCTCCCCGCCGGGGTGGTCGCCGACGACTGGCTCGAAGAAGACCCCGCCCAAAAGCGCCGCCTGCGCCTGTCGCTGAAGCTCGGCCGCCTTTTCAACCGCGATCCGATGGCGCAGCGCGCGGCGCGGCAACAGCGCCTCGCCGAATGGCGGCTGCAGCGCGGGCTCGCGATGCTGTCCATCGGCGAGCTGGTCGTCACCGACCGGCTCCACGCGCATATCCTCTCCCTGCTGCTCGACATCCCGCATGTGCTGCTCGACAACAGCTATGGCAAGGTCGCGGGTTTCGCCGATCAATGGACCGGCGACTATGGCGGGCTGATGCGCGCGAGCGGCCGCGCCGAGGCTTTCGAAACCGCGCTCGCCAGCGTCGCGCCGCAGATCGTCGATGGCTGAGGGTTTGCCTCAATAGGCGTTGCGGTGGATCAGCACCTGCGCCGTGCGCACCAGGATCGAAACGTCGCGCAGCAGCGACCAGCCCTGCTGATATTCGAGGTCGGCGCCCAGCCGGTTGACGATGTCGCGCTTCGTGTTGGTCGCGCCGCGAAAACCGCGGATCTGCGCGAGCCCGGTGATGCCGGGCTTGAGCGCGTGGCGATGCCAATATTGCCTGTCGACCCGCCAGAACAGCTCATTCCCGGCGGTCGAGCCGAGCGCGTGCGGGCGCGGCCCGACGAGGCTCATCTCGCCCGACAGCACGTTGATCAGCTGCGGCAGCTCGTCGATGCTCGTCGCGCGGATGAATTTGCCGACGCGCGTGATCCGGTCATCGTCGCGGCTCGCCGAGCGCGCGCCGTTCGCGTCGGTCGCCTCGACGCGCATGCTGCGGAATTTGAGGATGCGGAAAATGCGGTTGCCGCGCCCCATCCGCTCCTGCCGGAAAAACACCGGTCCCGGCGAATCGAGTTTGATCGCGATCGCGACCAGCATCAGAAAGGGCGCCAGCACGAAGAGCGCCGGGATCGTCACCGCGAGGTCGAGCGCGCGCTTCTTGACCCGGTTGGCGCGGTTGAGCGGGCCCCACGACACGACCAGCGTCGTCACCCCGCCCGCTTGCCGCGTGGTCAGCGGCCCCAGTTCGGCGATCTCGGGCATCACGATCTCGCCGAGGATGTTCACGCCCTTCAGCGCGCGGGCCCATTCGACCTTGCGCTCGGGCGCGCAGGCGATCGTCACCCGGTCGTAATCCTGCAGCACCGTGCCGAGCCGGTCGAGCATATAGGGATCGTCGAGATCGGTGCGGAGCCCCGACGCGCGCGCGTCGATGATGTCGCGCTTCAGATAGGCCGGCGGCAGGTTCGCCCCGTCGACGATCACCAGTTCCGCGCTTAGCTCACCGAAAACGCGGCGCACGACATGGCAGACGAGCAGCCGCTGGGCGACGAGCAGCGTCACCGCGGTCACCATGCCCATGCCGAGGGCGAAACGCGGCACCTCTCCCGTCAACCGCAGCGAGAAGGCGGCGAGCAGGAAGACGAGCAGCGTCGTCGCGAAGGAAATCAGCGTCTGACGGCAGCTCTTGAGCGGCCGCGTCAGGCAGCGCGGGTTATAGGCCTGGTTCTGAAAGGCGATCGCCGCGTGGACGAGCAGCGCGCCGAACATCGCGGTGAGCAGCCCGTCCGAGATGTTCCGCGGCGCTTCGATGATCAGCGTCACGGCAAAGCCCGCCATCAGCGCCACCGCGTCGAGCCCCATCAGGGCGAGGCAGAGCCAGATTTTGGCGTCGCGTCGCGCCGCTTTCGCGAGCGGCGTCCGGACGGGCGCGCCCTGGAGCGCCAGGTCGATCTTGGTCATGGGATGGGGAGACTCCCTGAAGCACGCAATCTTGTTGCGATGCAACATGTCCGGGGTGGAGAGAAATACAAGCCGCCAGCGCGGGCTCGTGCCGGATACAGGATGATCCGTGCGGAAGACGTCTGGCGGAAGGTTTGGGTCGCGTTATCCATCCGAATAGGCTGTCAGCGCCCCGGCAATGGATTAAGGAAGCGGCATGTCCATTGATCCGACTCGCCACAGCCGGTTGGGTGCCGTGTCGACCACCGGCAGGACCTAGCACGCGATGGCGGACTATGTCTTCAAACCGCACGAACGGCCGACGCTGCCGGGATCGCCCGCCAACCCCGACCATCCCGGCCGGCGCCGGCTGCGCTATTTCCTCATCGGCTGCCTGATCGGGATCACGGGCGGGCTCGGCAACGCGCTCGTCACCGTGAACCTCAATTTCGCGCAGGGCACGCTGGGGCTCAACAGCGACGAGGCCGCCTGGCTGACCGCGGCCTATTTCATGACCAACGTCACGGCGAACCTGCTGCTGGTCAAATATCGTCAGCAATTCGGGCTCCAGCCCTTCATCCGCTACACGCTCGTCGCCTATGCCGTGACGACGCTGATGCACCTGTTCATCCATGATTTCTGGACCTCGGTCGCGGTCCGGGCGATGAGCGGGGTCGCGGCGAGCGGGCTGACGACGCTGACCATTCTCTATTTCTTCCAGGCGCTTCCGGCGCCCAAGCGGCTCGCCGCGGTGATGATCGGCATCTGCATCCCGCAGATCGCGACGCCGCTCGCGCGCATCCTGTCGCCGGGGCTGCTCGTCTGGGGCGAATGGCACAATCTCTACTGGTTCGAATTCGGGCTGGCGCTGGCGACGCTCGCGGCGGTGATGGCGCAGCCGCTGCCGCCCAGCGAGCGCGAGAAGGTCTTCGAGCCGCTCGACTTCGCGACCTTCGCCCTGCTCGCGCCGGGACTGTGGCTGCTGATCGCGGTACTATCGCAGGGCCGCATCCAATGGTGGACCGAACGCGCCTGGATGGGCTGGGCGCTCGCGGGAAGCGTCGCGCTGATCGCCGCGGCGGTGCTCGTCGAACATCATCGCCGTAACCCGCTCATCAACACCCGCTGGCTGGGCAGCCGCGAGATGCTCCGGCTGTTCGCGGTCGCCGCGTCGGTCCGCATCCTGCTGTCCGAACAGGCGTTCGGATCGGTCGGCTTCCTCACCGTCGTCGGCATGATCAACGACCAGATGGTCACCTTGCACCTGATCGTCGTGCTCGCCTCGATCGCCGGTCTTGCGACCGCGGTGCTGACCTTCCGCCCCGACAATCTGTCGCGGCCGATCATCATCGCGGTCGTGCTGATCGTGATCGGATCGTTCATGGATGCCAGTTCGAACAACCTCACGCGCCCGAGCAGCTTCTATATCAGCCAGGCGCTGATCGGCTTCGCCTCCCTGCTCTTCCTCGCGCAGGCGATGGTGATCGGCATCGCGCGCACGCTGCTCGCGGGCGGCAAGAATTTCATCAGCTTCGTCGTGCTGTTCAGCCTCAGCCAGAGCATCGGCGGCCTTGCCGGCAGCACCCTGCTCGGCACGTTCCAGACGGTGCGCGAGAAATATCATTCGCACGAACTGGTCCAGGACATCGTCGCGACCGATCCGCTCGTCGCGGCGCGGCTGGGTGCAGGGAGCCGCGCGGTCGCCGGAACGATCGGCGATCCGGTGCTGCGCCATGCCGAAGGCGCCGCGCTGCTGAGCCGGCAGGTCACGCGCGAGGCCAACATCCTCGCGTACAACGATGTTTTCCTGCTGGTCGGGGTCCTGGCGATCCTGATGACGATCTGGGGCTTCATGATCAGCCGGTCGGTTCGCCGGCGCAACGAACCGTCGCCGGTGATATTATTGGTGCAGCGCCTTCAGGCGCAGGCGCAGCAGGGGCAATGAGATGAGCGAAGAGCCGAAAGCGACGCCCGATGCCGAGGCGCACGAGCCGCAGATCGATCCGCCGCCGTCGTCGTGGCGCC from uncultured Sphingopyxis sp. carries:
- a CDS encoding MFS transporter, translated to MADYVFKPHERPTLPGSPANPDHPGRRRLRYFLIGCLIGITGGLGNALVTVNLNFAQGTLGLNSDEAAWLTAAYFMTNVTANLLLVKYRQQFGLQPFIRYTLVAYAVTTLMHLFIHDFWTSVAVRAMSGVAASGLTTLTILYFFQALPAPKRLAAVMIGICIPQIATPLARILSPGLLVWGEWHNLYWFEFGLALATLAAVMAQPLPPSEREKVFEPLDFATFALLAPGLWLLIAVLSQGRIQWWTERAWMGWALAGSVALIAAAVLVEHHRRNPLINTRWLGSREMLRLFAVAASVRILLSEQAFGSVGFLTVVGMINDQMVTLHLIVVLASIAGLATAVLTFRPDNLSRPIIIAVVLIVIGSFMDASSNNLTRPSSFYISQALIGFASLLFLAQAMVIGIARTLLAGGKNFISFVVLFSLSQSIGGLAGSTLLGTFQTVREKYHSHELVQDIVATDPLVAARLGAGSRAVAGTIGDPVLRHAEGAALLSRQVTREANILAYNDVFLLVGVLAILMTIWGFMISRSVRRRNEPSPVILLVQRLQAQAQQGQ
- a CDS encoding exopolysaccharide biosynthesis polyprenyl glycosylphosphotransferase; this encodes MTKIDLALQGAPVRTPLAKAARRDAKIWLCLALMGLDAVALMAGFAVTLIIEAPRNISDGLLTAMFGALLVHAAIAFQNQAYNPRCLTRPLKSCRQTLISFATTLLVFLLAAFSLRLTGEVPRFALGMGMVTAVTLLVAQRLLVCHVVRRVFGELSAELVIVDGANLPPAYLKRDIIDARASGLRTDLDDPYMLDRLGTVLQDYDRVTIACAPERKVEWARALKGVNILGEIVMPEIAELGPLTTRQAGGVTTLVVSWGPLNRANRVKKRALDLAVTIPALFVLAPFLMLVAIAIKLDSPGPVFFRQERMGRGNRIFRILKFRSMRVEATDANGARSASRDDDRITRVGKFIRATSIDELPQLINVLSGEMSLVGPRPHALGSTAGNELFWRVDRQYWHRHALKPGITGLAQIRGFRGATNTKRDIVNRLGADLEYQQGWSLLRDVSILVRTAQVLIHRNAY